Proteins from one Octopus bimaculoides isolate UCB-OBI-ISO-001 chromosome 19, ASM119413v2, whole genome shotgun sequence genomic window:
- the LOC106876686 gene encoding trimethylguanosine synthase isoform X1: METRPTMYHERKYVADVKLVLGDESTVECLLTRSVLCDRGYADVDEDDKSVSCNADDDDDDNGDILDVVDTETEMMKEMGLPSQFGNPHRKLDTGIVKKETKTKKKPRKKHRKRKKQRNSSKEFEYVEKDLGECSTSLNTETSEESQSLVVPVEIFQSIEQNNCNFDAVWQDYWSNYGEYLVWHGWVSKYPDQIDADSYAVPPIAEVEVVSTNDTCDLNDEQETNRLVPENDFPTDVGQNFNVNNGNILPQKDETNTQSEHLQTDSDTNYCLEEEKTSNISLSNSEDVSGLQDQCPVYQPCRQQTTTAEDQINRQRTSADLHQNGNQVCYDGEELVHNSDQPNMNGHQVNSKSVYWSYKTQGRMFDAAVESTMTRCTESGMVCEESPRLSEQHGNCPDSVASNKESKLIEMMHCYSISKDHVANTDEHGDVANTEKHDSELSTENSRSDFNYNDMWEDLWTEHYQESYWFYYKQFQESYERHLNHRHHNEDTVLEDVSSNNNPEEFNVISNGTLSHSNVGRASNGFQETQTLENNIGHSVIENNVNVMSAEQSRTESENTFLSLQQNSDFCESKETCLEKMNNEDDEDKPPQELPTKSVKCSLVKESDKLHEGFKLESTADSQNIDYTADGSDMMETLDSLGFNMFQEKSDSKAAVSSIQWRLHPNTLRHYSKVNTGKQPVHIYFDDDDEEEDGNDEITREKFTDKVEELEKNKVVQKVKKFLSGIECLTDKAENLGTEEKLHSSDCPENNSIPSAETKIETTISDPLDCVKNCEGASITPSKVASFCDDSVEKQGVHFVDTAKPNSSTEGSVEKCLRKSKPSAGKSKKQKQKMDIPAEILEDQTLRKYWSQRFRLFSRFNKGIKLAKDSWFSVTPEKIAEYVAERCRCDVIVDGFCGVGGNAIQFAFTCQHVLAIDIDPVKVGYAQHNAELYGVADHIEFIVGDFLQIVPHLNAVDVVYLDPPWGGPNYLSANVFDVETMEPKASDIFAAARKVTNNLAFSAPRNTSTEQLCKLAGEHGKVEIEQNILNNKVKTITAYYGELIVDRK; encoded by the exons ATGGAAACACG ACCAACAATGTACCATGAAAGGAAATATGTTGCTGATGTGAAACTTGTGTTAGGAGACGAATCAACTGTTGAATGCCTGTTGACACGATCTGTCCTTTG TGACAGAGGATATGCTGATGTGGATGAAGATGATAAAAGTGTGAGCTGtaatgcagatgatgatgatgatgataatggtgatatttTAGATGTGGTTGATACTGaaacagaaatgatgaaagaaatggGTTTGCCAAGTCAGTTTGGAAATCCTCACAGAAAGCTGGATACTGGAATTGTGAAA aaagaaacaaagacaaagaagaaaccaagaaaaaaacacagaaaaaggaaaaaacaaagaaattcctCCAAAGAATTTGAATATGTTGAGAAAGATCTTGGAGAATGTTCCACCTCACTGAACACTGAGACGAGTGAAGAAAGTCAGTCATTAGTCGTTCCTGTTGAAATATTTCAGTCAATAGAACAGAATAATTGTAATTTTGATGCTGTTTGGCAAGATTATTGGTCAAACTATGGGGAATATCTGGTGTGGCATGGCTGGGTCAGTAAATACCCTGACCAAATTGATGCTGATAGTTATGCTGTACCTCCAATAGCGGAGGTGGAAGTGGTCAGCACAAACGACACCTGTGACTTAAATGATGAGCAGGAAACAAATCGTTTGGTGCCAGAGAATGATTTTCCTACCGATGTGGGTCAGAATTTCAATGTAAATAATGGCAACATTCTTCCACAGAAAGATGAGACAAATACTCAGTCTGAACATTTACAAACAGATTCTGATACAAACTATTGTTTGGAGGAAGAGAAAACTTCTAATATCAGTTTATCTAACTCTGAAGATGTTTCTGGACTTCAAGACCAATGTCCAGTTTATCAGCCTTGTAGGCAACAAACCACAACAGCTGAAGACCAAATAAACCGACAAAGAACTTCTGCAGATCTTCACCAAAATGGGAATCAGGTTTGTTATGATGGAGAAGAACTGGTGCACAATAGTGACCAACCAAATATGAATGGACATCAAGTGAATTCTAAATCTGTGTATTGGTCATACAAAACACAAGGTCGCATGTTTGATGCAGCTGTTGAAAGTACAATGACACGGTGTACGGAAAGTGGAATGGTGTGTGAAGAGTCTCCAAGACTTTCTGAACAACATGGAAATTGCCCTGATTCTGTTGCCAGTAACAAAGAATCTAAGCTTATTGAAATGATGCATTGCTATTCAATCAGTAAAGATCATGTTGCTAACACAGATGAACATGGTGATGTGGCTAACACAGAGAAACACGACTCTGAATTATCAACAGAAAATAGTAGAAGTGATTTTAACTATAATGATATGTGGGAGGATCTTTGGACCGAGCATTATCAAGAAAGTTATTGGTTCTATTACAAACAATTTCAAGAATCCTATGAGCGCCATTTAAATCATCGTCACCATAATGAAGACACTGTATTAGAAGATgtttcttcaaataataatccAGAAGAGTTTAATGTAATCTCCAATGGGACCTTATCTCACTCTAACGTTGGCAGGGCATCCAATGGATTTCAGGAAACTCAAACTCTTGAAAATAATATTGGACATTCAGTTATAGAGAATAATGTCAATGTAATGTCAGCAGAACAATCCAGAACAGAGTCAGAAAACACATTTCTTTCACTCCAACAAAATTCTG ATTTTTGTGAAAGTAAAGAAACCTGTTTGGAGAAGatgaataatgaagatgatgaggataaaCCACCACAAGAGTTACCAACAAAATCAGTTAAAtg TTCACTGGTGAAAGAGTCTGATAAACTCCATGAAGGATTCAAACTGGAATCAACAGCTGACTCACAGAATATAGATTACACAGCAGATGGATCTGATATGATGGAGACCTTAGATAGTCTGGGATTTAATATGTTCCAGGAAAAGTCTGATAG taAAGCTGCCGTTTCCTCTATTCAGTGGCGTCTTCATCCAAATACTTTGAGGCATTATTCTAAAGTAAATACTGGGAAACAACCAGTTCACAtttactttgatgatgatgatgaggaggaggatggtaatgatgaaataacaagagaaaaattcACCGACAAAGTTGAAGAACTTGAGAAAAACAAAGTGGTTCAGAAAGTGAAAAAGTTTCTCTCTGGAATTGAATGTTTAACGGACAAAGCAGAAAATCTTGGGACTGAAGAGAAACTCCATTCTTCAGATTGTCCTGAGAATAATTCTATTCCATCTGctgaaacaaaaattgaaactaCAATTTCAGACCCCTTGGATTGTGTAAAAAATTGTGAAGGAGCGAGTATTACTCCTAGTAAGGTAGCATCATTTTGTGACGATTCTGTTGAAAAACAAGGGGTACATTTTGTAGATACTGCGAAACCAAATTCGTCAACTGAAGGTTCTGTTGAAAAATGTCTGCGTAAATCAAAGCCTTCGGCTggcaaaagtaaaaaacaaaaacagaaaatggataTTCCAGCTGAGATATTGGAAGACCAGACATTAAGAAAATATTGGTCTCAAAGATTCCGATTATTCTCCAGATTTAATAAAGGAATCAAATTAGCCAAAG ATAGTTGGTTCTCCGTGACCCCAGAGAAGATTGCTGAATACGTAGCTGAGCGGTGTCGTTGCGATGTCATTGTGGATGGTTTTTGTGGTGTCGGTGGTAATGCTATTCAGTTTGCCTTCACTTGTCAGCACG TTCTGGCCATCGACATTGATCCAGTGAAAGTAGGATATGCACAACACAATGCGGAACTGTATGGCGTTGCTGACCACATTGAATTCATTGTTGGAGATTTTCTACAAATAGTCCCTCACTTaaatgctgttgatgttgtaTACCTGGACCCACCTTGGGGTGGACCAAACTATTTGAGCGCCAATGTGTTTGATGTTGAGACCATGGAACCCAAAG CTTCAGACATATTTGCTGCAGCCAGAAAGGTGACCAATAATCTTGCATTTTCTGCCCCTCGCAACACCAGTACAGAACAG TTGTGTAAATTAGCTGGAGAACATGGTAAAGTGGAGATTGAACAAAATATTCTCAACAACAAAGTGAAGACAATCACTGCGTATTATGGAGAGCTGATTGTGGACAGGAAGTGA
- the LOC106876686 gene encoding trimethylguanosine synthase isoform X2, protein MYHERKYVADVKLVLGDESTVECLLTRSVLCDRGYADVDEDDKSVSCNADDDDDDNGDILDVVDTETEMMKEMGLPSQFGNPHRKLDTGIVKKETKTKKKPRKKHRKRKKQRNSSKEFEYVEKDLGECSTSLNTETSEESQSLVVPVEIFQSIEQNNCNFDAVWQDYWSNYGEYLVWHGWVSKYPDQIDADSYAVPPIAEVEVVSTNDTCDLNDEQETNRLVPENDFPTDVGQNFNVNNGNILPQKDETNTQSEHLQTDSDTNYCLEEEKTSNISLSNSEDVSGLQDQCPVYQPCRQQTTTAEDQINRQRTSADLHQNGNQVCYDGEELVHNSDQPNMNGHQVNSKSVYWSYKTQGRMFDAAVESTMTRCTESGMVCEESPRLSEQHGNCPDSVASNKESKLIEMMHCYSISKDHVANTDEHGDVANTEKHDSELSTENSRSDFNYNDMWEDLWTEHYQESYWFYYKQFQESYERHLNHRHHNEDTVLEDVSSNNNPEEFNVISNGTLSHSNVGRASNGFQETQTLENNIGHSVIENNVNVMSAEQSRTESENTFLSLQQNSDFCESKETCLEKMNNEDDEDKPPQELPTKSVKCSLVKESDKLHEGFKLESTADSQNIDYTADGSDMMETLDSLGFNMFQEKSDSKAAVSSIQWRLHPNTLRHYSKVNTGKQPVHIYFDDDDEEEDGNDEITREKFTDKVEELEKNKVVQKVKKFLSGIECLTDKAENLGTEEKLHSSDCPENNSIPSAETKIETTISDPLDCVKNCEGASITPSKVASFCDDSVEKQGVHFVDTAKPNSSTEGSVEKCLRKSKPSAGKSKKQKQKMDIPAEILEDQTLRKYWSQRFRLFSRFNKGIKLAKDSWFSVTPEKIAEYVAERCRCDVIVDGFCGVGGNAIQFAFTCQHVLAIDIDPVKVGYAQHNAELYGVADHIEFIVGDFLQIVPHLNAVDVVYLDPPWGGPNYLSANVFDVETMEPKASDIFAAARKVTNNLAFSAPRNTSTEQLCKLAGEHGKVEIEQNILNNKVKTITAYYGELIVDRK, encoded by the exons ATGTACCATGAAAGGAAATATGTTGCTGATGTGAAACTTGTGTTAGGAGACGAATCAACTGTTGAATGCCTGTTGACACGATCTGTCCTTTG TGACAGAGGATATGCTGATGTGGATGAAGATGATAAAAGTGTGAGCTGtaatgcagatgatgatgatgatgataatggtgatatttTAGATGTGGTTGATACTGaaacagaaatgatgaaagaaatggGTTTGCCAAGTCAGTTTGGAAATCCTCACAGAAAGCTGGATACTGGAATTGTGAAA aaagaaacaaagacaaagaagaaaccaagaaaaaaacacagaaaaaggaaaaaacaaagaaattcctCCAAAGAATTTGAATATGTTGAGAAAGATCTTGGAGAATGTTCCACCTCACTGAACACTGAGACGAGTGAAGAAAGTCAGTCATTAGTCGTTCCTGTTGAAATATTTCAGTCAATAGAACAGAATAATTGTAATTTTGATGCTGTTTGGCAAGATTATTGGTCAAACTATGGGGAATATCTGGTGTGGCATGGCTGGGTCAGTAAATACCCTGACCAAATTGATGCTGATAGTTATGCTGTACCTCCAATAGCGGAGGTGGAAGTGGTCAGCACAAACGACACCTGTGACTTAAATGATGAGCAGGAAACAAATCGTTTGGTGCCAGAGAATGATTTTCCTACCGATGTGGGTCAGAATTTCAATGTAAATAATGGCAACATTCTTCCACAGAAAGATGAGACAAATACTCAGTCTGAACATTTACAAACAGATTCTGATACAAACTATTGTTTGGAGGAAGAGAAAACTTCTAATATCAGTTTATCTAACTCTGAAGATGTTTCTGGACTTCAAGACCAATGTCCAGTTTATCAGCCTTGTAGGCAACAAACCACAACAGCTGAAGACCAAATAAACCGACAAAGAACTTCTGCAGATCTTCACCAAAATGGGAATCAGGTTTGTTATGATGGAGAAGAACTGGTGCACAATAGTGACCAACCAAATATGAATGGACATCAAGTGAATTCTAAATCTGTGTATTGGTCATACAAAACACAAGGTCGCATGTTTGATGCAGCTGTTGAAAGTACAATGACACGGTGTACGGAAAGTGGAATGGTGTGTGAAGAGTCTCCAAGACTTTCTGAACAACATGGAAATTGCCCTGATTCTGTTGCCAGTAACAAAGAATCTAAGCTTATTGAAATGATGCATTGCTATTCAATCAGTAAAGATCATGTTGCTAACACAGATGAACATGGTGATGTGGCTAACACAGAGAAACACGACTCTGAATTATCAACAGAAAATAGTAGAAGTGATTTTAACTATAATGATATGTGGGAGGATCTTTGGACCGAGCATTATCAAGAAAGTTATTGGTTCTATTACAAACAATTTCAAGAATCCTATGAGCGCCATTTAAATCATCGTCACCATAATGAAGACACTGTATTAGAAGATgtttcttcaaataataatccAGAAGAGTTTAATGTAATCTCCAATGGGACCTTATCTCACTCTAACGTTGGCAGGGCATCCAATGGATTTCAGGAAACTCAAACTCTTGAAAATAATATTGGACATTCAGTTATAGAGAATAATGTCAATGTAATGTCAGCAGAACAATCCAGAACAGAGTCAGAAAACACATTTCTTTCACTCCAACAAAATTCTG ATTTTTGTGAAAGTAAAGAAACCTGTTTGGAGAAGatgaataatgaagatgatgaggataaaCCACCACAAGAGTTACCAACAAAATCAGTTAAAtg TTCACTGGTGAAAGAGTCTGATAAACTCCATGAAGGATTCAAACTGGAATCAACAGCTGACTCACAGAATATAGATTACACAGCAGATGGATCTGATATGATGGAGACCTTAGATAGTCTGGGATTTAATATGTTCCAGGAAAAGTCTGATAG taAAGCTGCCGTTTCCTCTATTCAGTGGCGTCTTCATCCAAATACTTTGAGGCATTATTCTAAAGTAAATACTGGGAAACAACCAGTTCACAtttactttgatgatgatgatgaggaggaggatggtaatgatgaaataacaagagaaaaattcACCGACAAAGTTGAAGAACTTGAGAAAAACAAAGTGGTTCAGAAAGTGAAAAAGTTTCTCTCTGGAATTGAATGTTTAACGGACAAAGCAGAAAATCTTGGGACTGAAGAGAAACTCCATTCTTCAGATTGTCCTGAGAATAATTCTATTCCATCTGctgaaacaaaaattgaaactaCAATTTCAGACCCCTTGGATTGTGTAAAAAATTGTGAAGGAGCGAGTATTACTCCTAGTAAGGTAGCATCATTTTGTGACGATTCTGTTGAAAAACAAGGGGTACATTTTGTAGATACTGCGAAACCAAATTCGTCAACTGAAGGTTCTGTTGAAAAATGTCTGCGTAAATCAAAGCCTTCGGCTggcaaaagtaaaaaacaaaaacagaaaatggataTTCCAGCTGAGATATTGGAAGACCAGACATTAAGAAAATATTGGTCTCAAAGATTCCGATTATTCTCCAGATTTAATAAAGGAATCAAATTAGCCAAAG ATAGTTGGTTCTCCGTGACCCCAGAGAAGATTGCTGAATACGTAGCTGAGCGGTGTCGTTGCGATGTCATTGTGGATGGTTTTTGTGGTGTCGGTGGTAATGCTATTCAGTTTGCCTTCACTTGTCAGCACG TTCTGGCCATCGACATTGATCCAGTGAAAGTAGGATATGCACAACACAATGCGGAACTGTATGGCGTTGCTGACCACATTGAATTCATTGTTGGAGATTTTCTACAAATAGTCCCTCACTTaaatgctgttgatgttgtaTACCTGGACCCACCTTGGGGTGGACCAAACTATTTGAGCGCCAATGTGTTTGATGTTGAGACCATGGAACCCAAAG CTTCAGACATATTTGCTGCAGCCAGAAAGGTGACCAATAATCTTGCATTTTCTGCCCCTCGCAACACCAGTACAGAACAG TTGTGTAAATTAGCTGGAGAACATGGTAAAGTGGAGATTGAACAAAATATTCTCAACAACAAAGTGAAGACAATCACTGCGTATTATGGAGAGCTGATTGTGGACAGGAAGTGA